The nucleotide sequence AAACCAAAAAACTGCCTTTTGACAAGCAAAAAGAGTCCCTAAATGCCCCAACTCCCAGTCTAGCAAGGCAAAAGATTGAAAATTCATAGGTCCCAGCTTTATTTGGGCATTACTTTCAATTTATGGAGATTTACAGAATGAAAAAATCGCTATTTGCAGTAGCAGCTTTGTCAGCAGTTGCTGGCGCAGCTCAAGCTCAGTCCAGCGTTACCGTTTACGGTATTTTGGACGTTGGCTATATTGGCACAAACATGCGCGGTACAACTACCAAGCCTGCTAACCTTCAGCAAACTAGTTCTTTCGGCCAAAGCGCTGAAAGCACCAGCCGTTTAGGTTTCAAGGGTACTGAAGATTTGGGTGGCGGTGCTAGTGCATTCTTCACTATTGAGACTGGTTTAACACCTTCAACTGGTGCTGTTGCTTCTACATGGAACAACCGTCAATCATTTGTTGGCTTGAAGAAAAATGGCATTGGTCAGTTTGCTGTTGGTACACAATACACTCCAATGTTTAACCAGGCGTCTGCAACAGATCCTGGCCAGTTAAATAACATGACAGGTAACGTTATTTATGCAACTGAGCCACAAGCTGCATTGAACGGCGGCCTTACATCTTATGGCGCTACTTCAAGTGCTTCAGCAACAAACAGTGGTTTTGTAACACGTACAAGCAACACGTTATCTACACAAACTGATACTTTTGGCGGTTTCAAATTTGCTGCTTCTTACACATTGAATAACCAAAACAATACAACAGCTGCTGCATCAAATAACACCACAACAATCGTTACAACTGGTACATCTGGTGGTAATACAAACTTCAACGGTTGGGCTCTTGGCGCTGATTACACTTGGCAAAAATTGTATGTAGCAGCAAGCTACCAAGCCTATAAGAGCTTGGTGCCTATCGTTACAACTACTTCACTGCAGCCAACTACTACATCTGCTAATGCAACATTGACAACCACAACTGGTGCAGCTGCTTTGACCACACAAACTGGTGGCTCAAACGTTCAGGATAACGGTGCTTATGTTGCTGCTACTTATGACTTCGGAATCTTGAAGGCATACGGTCAGTGGATCAACCGTAAAGTTACATCAACTGTAACTCCTGATTACTACGCAAGCCGTTCTGCTCAACAGATCGGTGTACGTAGCTACATTACTCCAACAGTTGAGGCATGGGCTAGCGTAGGTAATGGTCGTGTTCGCACTTATGGTAATGCAGCCCCAACTGCTAACTTTACTGGTTATCAGTTGGGTAGCAATTACTACTTAAGCAAGCGTACTAACGTTTATGCAATTTTCGGATCTACCGAAACATCAAGCACAACCACAACAGCTGGTACAAGTGCTAACGCATACGCTTTAGGCGTACGCCATACATTCTAATTATTGCTAGCTTAAGCTAGCAATCTTGGAATATTGAAGTAGTAAAGCCTGCCACTATGTGGCAGGCTTTTTTATTTTAAGTTGTACTATTTTTATTTTGTCTTACGATTATTTCTTCAAGGTAAGGCTTTCTAGGTCACTCATTACCTTTTGCATAACTGGGCCCCAATTTCCACTTTGTTTTTGGTTATAGAGTTTTATGCTTGGATACCATGGACTTTCCACACGATCATTTAACCATCTCCAGCAAGAATCAAATCTATTTAAGAGCCATGTAGGCTTTCCAAGGGCTGCTGACAAATGTGCGGTCGAAGTATCAACGGAAATGATCAAATCTAGGTTTGCAATAAGTGCGGCTGTATCTGAAAAGTCTTTCAGCTCGTCTGTGAAAATCCTGAGATTATCTTGGGGCCACAGCTTATTTTTCTGTTCTCTTAGCTCGGTTTCGGCTGGATCACCCTTCTGGAGTGAAAAAAATTCAACATTAGATGCAAATCTTAGGCTTGAAATAGTTTCTAGGGAAATATTTCTTCGTTCATTAATTTGCCAGACTTCTGGCTGATTCGGCCTAAAACCACCGCTCCAAACAAGACCAACTTTTAGTAGATCAAAACCCTTAAGTTTGTCATTCCAATATGAGCGCTTATTCTGATCAACCAATAAGTAAGGAACTTGATTGGGAATCGAGGATAGTGTGCTGCCAAAAAAGTATGGCAGACTCATTAGTGGGGATTGATAGTCAAATTGGGATAGAGGACGTGGAATTTCACTTGAGATTTCTATATCAAACGAACTATGAAAAAGTGAAATTAATTGTGGGGCAGCAAGAAAAGTAATATTTGCCCCCTGACTCTTTAGAAGCTTAATATATCTAGAAAATTGAATGCTATCCCCAAGACCCTGCTCAGACCAAATAAGTATTTTTTTCCCTTCTATATTTACACCTGGTTTGAGCCTAGGTATTTCACTGTATGTATTTGGCAAGGGTGAATTACTGGTATTCCATCTCGATTCATAAAGAGGCCAGCCGGTCTCATAATCACCAAGTGTTAGATAAATCAATGATTTATTCCATTGGGCATCTGGATAATCAGGCTTGAGATTTAGTGCTAAATTATAGGAATCTTGCGCTAAATTAAATTGCCTTAATTCATGATGGGCTGCGGCAATGTTGTAATGTGCTTCTGGATAGTTGGGTTTGAATGCTAGCGCTTTGCGGTATGCATTCATAGCCAAATCAAAATCTTTAACAGACTCAAAATAGGTTGCTCCCAGATTTGACCAGGCTTCAGCGTAATCTGGCTTCAGTGCTATTGCCTTATTAAATGAATCTAGTGCGTCTTGGTATCTTCGGAGATTGTTAAGGGCTACACCTTTATTTAGCCAGGCTTCAGCGTAATCTGGCTTCAGTGCTATTGCCTTATTAAATGAATCTAGTGCGTCTTGATGCAATTTTAGGCCGTGCAGTGTGAGGCCAAGATTGTAGTGAGCATCAAGCGAGTTTGGCGATAGTTTAAGAGCCATGGTAAGAACGTCGCAGCCATCGGAAAATCGCCCCATATCGTTTAGTGTCACGCCTTTATTTATCAAGGCGTTAACATACTTGGGATTTATCGTCAGCGCTTTATCGAATGAATCTAATGCCGCGTTAAATTGCTTGATATTGTAAAGTGATACGCCTTGATTAAGCCAAGCTTCACTACTGTTGGCATCTAGCTGAATAGCGCTTTTGCTGCAGTCAAGTGAGGATGAATAGTCGCCTAATTTGTTGAGTATGGATCCTTTAACAATTATCGCATCTAAATAGTTATTTTGGAGCGCTAAAGCTTGATTAATGGAGTCAAGTGCGGCTTGATTTTTTGATAATTTTGAGAGACTATTTGCGTAATTTAGATAGGCGGCTGGGTTTCTTGGATCAAGCTCGATAGATTTTTGTTGATGCTTGAGCGCGGAGGGATGATCTTCAATTGAAGCAAATGCTTTTCCAAGGTTGTATTGAATGGATGGGTCGGTGGGATTGAATTCTGCAGCTAAGCTGAGGTACTTAATTGCATCATTGTGCCGGTTCTGCGCTGCATATACAAGGCCCAAGATATGAATGCCGGGTGGATTATTTGGGTAGACGTCTAAAGAGAGTTTCAGCTGATTTTCGGCATGATTTAGGTCTCCATTTTGAAAACTTTGTACGGCCTGGCCGATGAGGTGCTCCAAAGAGTGGTTCATTTGATGGCTTTATAAATGGGAGGAAGATTACTTATCTGCACACATCATTTAGAAAGTCAGATAATTTATTTACCGGATCGAGATCATTGAAAATTTTAAACTTATTTTTTTGTATCTTTTGAATAATCTGCTCTCGAAAGTTTTTATTTTGAATCAAATTAATTGCGATATTGATATATTCCGTTTCGGAATAGGCAATACATTCATGAATAGACATCTGGTCAAGGATTCCTGCAGCAAGGTTGCTGCGCAAAAATTGGCCTCTCATAGTTACAATGGGTAAGTCGCATTCAATTGCCTGAATGGATGTGTTAAAGCCCGAAAATCCAATGGTATCTAATAGGATGCACGATTCTTTCATTAGGCCATAGAAATTTTCAGTCTCTAGTAATGGGATATGTTTAATGAATTTTCCAGGATCAAGTTCAGCTCTTTGAAATGAAGTATGCATTCGTTTTTTAAGAATTTCAGTGGCTGGGTCTGGAAATCGAAAAAAAACGAATTGGCAATCATGTAGCTTTAGAGCAAGCTCAATCAGAATGTCGTCAAATTTTGGACCATACTTAAACGGAGAGCCTGCGCATAAAAGTATGGGTTTAGAAGGAGTAATTCCAAGTTTTGAAAAATCAATTTTATTGATATCCCCAAGGTACGGGGTATAGTGAACGCCAAGATTGGGAAGTTGAATGAGAGTTTCTGAGTAATTGGCTTGAGCGCCTGGATTCTCAAAGCTTTCAGCTGAAATAAAATAATCAATTGTTGGAAGTCCAGTTGTTTCTGGATGCCCCCAGGTTGCAATCTGGATGGGGGCAAGCCTTAAACTTGCAAGTTGTGTTGTTACCTTATCCATGCCTATCTCTGGATAAATTAGTGCGTCAATATTGCTTGATTGAATAATTGACGCCCAATTTTCAAAAGAGCCTGCATTAGAAAAATATTTCTTTACATTTAGTTTGGCTACCTCGGTTTCTGCATCATATTTGCTGCCAATATGGAAAAGATAAATTTCAAAGCCCTGTAATTTTTGTATAAAACCTTTCAGCAGGGCCCTCCATACCGAGTGGTTATGAATATGATTGCTTACTATGCCAATGCGGGTTGGTTCGCTTGTGTTGGGGCTTTGAACATGTACAAGAGACAAGGCACTGTAGTTTTTCATGACCTCGGTACAGATAGATCCGTAAGTCGATAAAAGATCTTTGTTATTTTCTGGCTGATAAGCCAGAAAGAATGGCTGATTATTTCCGATTGCGTTTGGGCTCAATCCCTTATTTTTCTCAATAAACTTTTTAACTTCGCGAAGTTTGGTGGCGAATCCAGACCTCGCTTCCATTAGTTGATTGGAAGAGTTGTAAATTTTAGGTATTTGAGCAACAGCTAGAGCAAGTTGAGCCTCTAGTGAAGTGGGGTCGAGGTTGATTGCTGCTTGGAAACACTCATGAGATGCTGCAAGGTCACCAATCTCAAACAGTGATTCACCTTGCGCAATAAAAAATATCGGTTCATAAGGGTTTCTTGCTATTGCTTGATTAAAGTTACTTATTGCCTCGGTATATTCCTTGTTCTCGTGTTGGCATGTTCCAAGGTTAAAGTAAGCATCTGGGTAGGTTGGGTCTGCAACAATAGCCTTTTGATAATCTAAGATTGCATCTGCAGTCCGATGGAGGTCGTGATAAAGGTTGCCTCTATTATTTAGAAGCGCTGCATTCCTTGGATCTAATGAGACTCCCCGATTGTATGCAGTAAGAGCATTCTCTAGCTCACCTAGGGAATAATAGGCGTTACCAAGATTGTAAAAAGTTTGTGGATTATTTGGCGCGATTGACGTCAGGAGTTTAAAGTCTTTAATAGCTGCTTGCAGGTTCCCGGTCTGCTGAAAAACCAGGCCTCGGTTGATTAATGCCGAACTTGATAGCGGATTAATTTCTAGAGACTTTGTTAATAGTTCAATTGATTTTGAGAATTCATATTTCTGTGCTGATAGCACTCCTAGAATATTTAACGCTTCGGAGTTGGCTGGATCTTGTTGTAAGACTTGAAGATAAGTTTTTTCAGAATTGGAAAAGTCGCCAGCCTGAAAGAATGCGGCTGCTTGAGATAGTAAATTAGATGCCAATAAATTTTTCAAATGATTGAATGACCTTATGGGTTAATTCTGCCTTCAATTTTATGGTACTCGAGACTATGCTGTTCTTTGTGTATCTTAAGTAAAAATTGCTCTAAAGCCGCAATTGAAGATGTATTTTCAAACAGACATGTTTTTTTCTTATTAATTAGATCTTTGTAGGTTTGAAGAAGGTTTTTGTTTTGGATTAGTTCAACCGCTAACGCAGCATATTCTTCATCTGTGCTGCATACAAGACTGTTTAATCCCATCAGCTTTAAGGTTGCTGCTGCCAAGCGCCCACGCATAAATTGACTATCCTTGGCTATGACGGGTAAGTTGCAGGATATCGCATGCATGGCCGTATTAAATCCTGAGAATCCTATGGTATCAAGCATTAGATCTGCCTTTTGCATTAATCCATAAAACTCTTCTCTTTTTTGAAATGGAATAACTCGCACAAAGTTTTCTATATCTAAGCCGGCTTGTAAAAATGCCTCCCCCATCCGGGAGTGGAGTATTGCTGTTAGGCTCTTCTGAAAATTAAAAAATATAAATTGACATGATGGAAGTTTTTTTGCAATTTCAATCAGTATTAAGTCGTATGTGGGAAGATATTTAGCTGGTGATCCTGCGCACAATATGATTGGACGATTTGGGTTTATTCCAATATGGTTTAGATTTAGGTCTACCGAATCGCATTGTTTAGCCAAGAAACTCGTTCCCAAGTCTGGTAGCAATATTACTTTTTCGCTATAGCATTCAAATTTTTCTTGAGTTTCAAAGGCTTGGCCAGATAAAAAGTAGTCGATTGTGGAGAGGCCAGTGGTTTCGGGGTGGCCCCAGCTACATATCTGAATGGGGGCTAGTCTCATGCATGCAAGAGCCTTTGTGGTTGGGTCCATGCCAACCTCTGGAAATAGTACGACATCAAAGTTTGCATTTTGAGTAAAAGCAATGATATCTACAATTGAGTTGCCGAGATTTTTGTATTGATTTGCACGTGCCTTGGCGATAATTGTTTCCTGGTCTTCATGGCCGCCCGTGTTGATGATATGTATTTCAATTAAGTTTTGATTTAAGTGCAACAGCCAAGCTTTTGTAATTGCATGCCATACCGGGTGATCACAGAAGTGATGGCTTATTATGCCCACTTTAATTTTTTTGTTAAATTTACTCTTTGTGGGCGCAAAATTTAATTCTTGTTGAATTTGAGTTGCAAATTTTGTGCATAACGAGCCAAATAGAGAAATTAAATCACCATTTTTGAGGTCTTGATAGGCTAGATAGAAGGGGTGGTGCGATATAGCTTTTAATGCGCTTTCAATTTTAATTTGTGAAAAATTTAGGTCTTCTAGATGTTTAATTTGCCGCTCAAAATTGATCCTAGCATCATTAAGCTCCCCTAAATTTTCATAAACTTTGGGTATTTGTGCGATTGCTAAGGCAAATTTCGCTTCTATTAAATTAGGGTTCAGAGTAAGCGCTTGCGTATAACTCTCTTTCGCAGACCTTGCATCGCCATTTTCATAAAATACCTCACCTAAAAAATAAAAAATATCTGCATTTTTTGGATCAATTTCAGCTGCTCTTTGATAGCATTTGATTGAGGCGTTGAGCTCTCGACTCTTTCTTAGTGCCCCACCAAAATTAAGAAAACAGTCAAGATAATTCGGATCAATCTTAAGGGCAGCCTCAAAGGCTTGAAATCCTAGGGAATATTTACCAAGTCTTGTATAGGCATTTCCTAAGTTATTAAATGCTTGAGATAGATTGGGGTTAATTGCAATTGCAGCATTAAATATTTCTATTGCCTTCCCTATTTCTCCTTTTTCTAGATATATGACCCCTTTATTGTTGATTGCATCGCTATAAAGTGGACGAAGATTGATTGCATTTTCATAGGCGGCTAGTGCCGCATCATTTTTTTTCAACCCTTTTAGAGCATTACCTCGATTGTTGTGAATTTCTGGGATGTTTGGGTTGGCTCTATTGGCTAAGTCGAAATACTCCAATGCCTTTTCATATTGCTTAATTGCTGTATAGGTAAGCCCCAAATTGCCTAATATGGTTGCGCAATGGGGCTTTAGCAAGTTTGCGTTTTCCAAAAAATGAAGCGACTGCTCGTATTTACATTTCTGGTAAGCCCTTATGCCTAAAAGGTTTAAGGCATCAATATTTTTTGGGTCATATTTGATTGCTTGGATGAAAAGGGCATCCGCCCTCTCAAACTCATGATTTTGAAGTAGTGCGAATGCTTCTTGAAAAATTAGTCGAGATTCGTTGATTGCAGACTTAACGCTTGCATCTTCATCTGGTAGAGACATTTTATTAATTGCTTTTTAGGCTGTCGCGAATTTCTCTTAACAAGACAATATCTTCTGGCATAGGTGGAGCTGGCGGCGCATCGATGATGCGAATCTTATTGACCACTTTCACCATTTGAAAAATCACGAAAGCTAAAAGAATAAAGTTGATTGAGATGGTAATGAAATTACCATAGGCAAAGATCGGAACCCCAGCTTTTTTAAGGGCATCAAATGTTCGAGGCACCCCTTCCGGAATGTGCCCTAGGACGATAAATAGGTTGGTGAAGTCAATATGACCCCCTAAAAGGGTGGAAATCACTGGCATAACGATGTCGTTTACCAAGGAATCAACGATTTTTCCAAAGGCGCCACCGATGATCACACCCACCGCCAAATCAATCACATTCCCTTTGACTGCAAAGTCCCGAAACTCCTTTAAAACACCCATAATCCCCCCCTTTAATATCCAAATGCTGGTTAAACCGAGATTAACCCTATAACTTTCTTACTTACCCCACTTTTTACTTTAAAATCCTACCTTTAAGCAATTTCCACCCATAAATACCCTTTCTAGGAATTTTGTAAATGAGTGACAAGCCCTGTATGGATAAGGATCGCCGTAATTGGTTGATCGCCACTTCCGCAGTTGGTGGTGTAGGCGCTGCAGCAGCCCTTTACCCTTTTGTAGACAGTTTTGAGCCTTCTGAGCGCGCAAAAGCCGCTGGTGCGGCTGTTGAGATCGATATTACAGGCATGAAGCCTGATGAGATGAGAACGGTTGAGTGGCGTGGTAAGCCAGTATGGGTAATCCGTCGCACACCTGAGCAAGTGGCTGAACTATCTAAGTTGGATGGCGAGCTAGCGGACCCAAATTCTTTGCGCGATCCTGCACAATTTACGCCTCCATACGCTCAAAATCAATGGCGCTCCATCAAGCCTGAGTATCTTGTTGTTGTGGGTATTTGTACCCATTTGGGCTGCTCTCCAACAGCAAAATTTGAAGCAGGCCCACAACCTTCTTTGCCAAATACTTGGCCAGGTGGTTTCTTATGTCCATGCCATGGCTCTACTTTTGATATGGCAGGACGTGTTTATAAGAACAAACCGGCTCCAGACAATCTTGAAGTGCCTCCTCATATGTATTTGAGCGATACCAAGATTCTGATTGGCGAAGATAAGAAGGCCTAAGGAGAGATAAATGGCATTTCAAGAAAAACAAGTTCCAGCCAACGCTCCAGTAGTTCGGAAAGTATTGGCTTGGGTAGATTCACGTTTCCCTTTGACGTCATCTATTAAGGCGCATCTAACGGAGTATTACGCACCTAAGAACCTTAATTTTTGGTACTTCTTTGGCTCACTAGCTATCGTTGTTTTAGCGCTCCAAATCATTACCGGTATTTTCTTGGTAATGAACTACAAACCAGATGCTGCAAAAGCGTTTGAATCTGTCGAGTACATCATGCGTGAAGTGCCATGGGGATGGTTGATTCGTTATCTCCACTCTACAGGCGCCTCGATGTTTTTCGTGGTGGTTTATTTACACATGTTCCGCGGCTTGATTTATGGTTCATATCGTAAGCCACGTGAACTCATCTGGATCTTTGGCTGTGCAATCTTTTTGTGCTTGATGGGTGAAGCCTTCTTTGGTTACTTGCTCCCATGGGGCCAGATGTCTTACTGGGGCGCACAAGTGATCGTGAACTTGTTCTCTGCAATCCCATTTATTGGTCCAGACCTTTCTTTGTGGTTGCGTGGCGACTATGTTGTTGGCGATGCAACGTTGAATCGTTTCTTTGCCTTCCACGTTATTGCTATCCCGTTAGTGTTGATTGGCTTGGTTGCTGCCCACATTATTGCTTTGCATGAAGTTGGTTCTAACAATCCTGACGGCGTAGAGATTAAAGAGAACTTGGATGCCAATGGACATCCAGTTGACGGAATTCCGTTCCACCCTTATTACACAGTCCATGATGTATTTGGTTTGGGTGTGTTCTTGATGGTATTTGCTTGCATAGTATTTTTTGCTCCCGAAATGGGCGGTTATTTCCTTGAGGCAAATAACTTCATTCCTGCAAACCCCTTGCAAACCCCTCCGCACATTGCACCGGTTTGGTATTTCACGCCGTTCTACTCAATGTTGCGTGCAACAACTTCTAACTTCTTGTTACCGTTGTGGATTTTCTTGGCGGTGATTTTGGGTATGTTTGCAAAGAGCTCAAGCGATAAGAAAGTGAAAGCGATCTGTGTAGCTATTGCAGTAGTGTTGGCTGGCGGCTTCTATCTATTTGATGCGAAATTCTGGGGTGTTGTGATCATGGGCGGCTCTGTTGTGATCATGTTCTTCTTGCCATGGCTTGATAAATCACCAGTTAAATCAATTCGCTATCGCCCCCAGTTCCATAAATATATTTATGGTGTGTTTGTGGTGAGCTTTGTGATTTTGGGTTACTTAGGTATTCAACCACCATCACCAGTATTTGAAAAGATTTCTCAGATTTGCACGATTTACTATCTGGGCTTCTTCTTGGCAATGCCGTTCTGGAGCAAGCTTGGTACTTTTAAGCCAGTTCCAACACGCGTTACTTTTAAGTCCCATTAATCGAGAATCTAGAGAGAATTAGGAACTAGTATGAAACGAATTCTGCAAACTATGAAGGGCATCTTCCAAGCTGCTGCATTAGTTGGTGCCCTTGGTTTAAGTGTGAATGTCAGTGCTAACGAAGGGGGTTTTCCGCTGGATACGGCACCTAATCGCGTAAGCAGTAATGCGTCATTGCAAAATGGTGCAAAGTTGTTTGTGAACTATTGCTTGAGCTGTCATGCAGCTTCTAGCATGCGTTACAACCGTTTGCGCGACATTGGCTTAACAGATCAACAGATCAAAGATAACCTCATCTTGAACGATGCCAAGGTCGGCGATTTGATGACTATCTCAATGACTCCGAAAGAGGGCAAGGCATTCTTTGGAAAAAATCCTCCAGATTTATCTGTAGAGGCTCGTGCACGTGGAACTGATTGGCTTTATACCTATCTGCGTACTTTCTACAAAGATGACACTACTCAGACAGGCTGGAATAATTTGGTCTACCCAAGTGTAGGTATGCCTCATGTTTTATGGCAACTTCAGGGTGAACGCGCTGCTAAGTTTGAAGAGCGTAAAGATCCACATGACGAAAGCAAGATGGAAAAAGTTTTTGTTGGTTTTGAGCAGTTAACGCCAGGCACCATGAAGCCACAAGAATATGATGACAATATTGCCGATCTAGTGGCGTTTATGTCATGGATGGCCGAGCCAGTTCAACTTGAGCGTAAGCGTCTTGGCGTTGTTGTGCTGATATTCTTAGCCATCTTCACATTGTTGGCTTGGCGTCTAAATAAGGCTTATTGGAAAGACGTTCATTGATAATTGAGGTCCGTATGGGCCTCAATTAAATAGTGATCAAGTTTTTTTGTCGTATAGAAGTAGAAATTTAAGGAAATAAATTTATGATGGTGTTGTACTCGGGTACAAATTGCCCATTCTCGCAACGCTGCCGTTTGGTGCTTTTCGAAAAAGGCATGGATTTTGAAATCCGCGATGTTGATTTATTCAATAAGCCAGAAGATATCTCAGTAATGAATCCTTACGGCCAAGTTCCCATCTTGGTTGAACGTGATTTAATTTTGTATGAGTCCAATATCATTAATGAATACATTGATGAGCGCTTTCCTCATCCACAATTGATGCCGCCTGATCCGGTTGCACGCGCACGCGCACGCTTATTTCTCTTTAACTTTGAAAAAGAGTTATTTGTGCACGTTGCTGCTTTGGAAAATGAAAAAGGTAAAGCTGCCGAGAAGACGCATGACAAGGCTCGTTTAGCCATTCGTGATCGTTTGACACAGCTAGCACCAATTTTCGTAAAAAATAAGTACATGCTTGGTGACGATTTCTCAATGCTTGACGTGGCTATTGCTCCATTATTGTGGCGTCTTGAGCACTATGGAATTGACTTATCACGCAACGCCGCACCTCTTTTAAAGTATGCGGAGCGTATTTTCAGCAGGCCTGCTTACATTGAGGCATTAACTCCTTCCGAGAAGGTAATGCGTCGCTAAAGACCCATTACCAGAAGTCAGAATGTCTGACATACCAAGTAACAAGCCCTACCTAATCCGTGCTCTACATCAGTGGTGCACGGATTTTGGTTTTACGCCCTTCATAGCGGTGTTTGTGGATGCTAGTGTTGAGGTGCCGCTAGAGTATGTCAAGAACCATGAGATTGTTCTTAATCTATCTCTAGAGGCTTGCCATCAGCTCCAAATTGAGAACGACTGGATTAGCTTCCAGGCGCGTTTTGGAGGCGTCCCAAGAAAAATTATGGTTCCAATTAGCCATGTTTTGGCGATATATGCCAGGGAAAATGGCCAAGGCATGTCCTTCCCACTTGA is from Polynucleobacter sp. MWH-UH23A and encodes:
- a CDS encoding cytochrome bc complex cytochrome b subunit, which produces MAFQEKQVPANAPVVRKVLAWVDSRFPLTSSIKAHLTEYYAPKNLNFWYFFGSLAIVVLALQIITGIFLVMNYKPDAAKAFESVEYIMREVPWGWLIRYLHSTGASMFFVVVYLHMFRGLIYGSYRKPRELIWIFGCAIFLCLMGEAFFGYLLPWGQMSYWGAQVIVNLFSAIPFIGPDLSLWLRGDYVVGDATLNRFFAFHVIAIPLVLIGLVAAHIIALHEVGSNNPDGVEIKENLDANGHPVDGIPFHPYYTVHDVFGLGVFLMVFACIVFFAPEMGGYFLEANNFIPANPLQTPPHIAPVWYFTPFYSMLRATTSNFLLPLWIFLAVILGMFAKSSSDKKVKAICVAIAVVLAGGFYLFDAKFWGVVIMGGSVVIMFFLPWLDKSPVKSIRYRPQFHKYIYGVFVVSFVILGYLGIQPPSPVFEKISQICTIYYLGFFLAMPFWSKLGTFKPVPTRVTFKSH
- a CDS encoding ClpXP protease specificity-enhancing factor, which codes for MSDIPSNKPYLIRALHQWCTDFGFTPFIAVFVDASVEVPLEYVKNHEIVLNLSLEACHQLQIENDWISFQARFGGVPRKIMVPISHVLAIYARENGQGMSFPLEPPKDLHLAENSDQTQEKPKPGKPSLRIVK
- a CDS encoding glutathione S-transferase N-terminal domain-containing protein codes for the protein MMVLYSGTNCPFSQRCRLVLFEKGMDFEIRDVDLFNKPEDISVMNPYGQVPILVERDLILYESNIINEYIDERFPHPQLMPPDPVARARARLFLFNFEKELFVHVAALENEKGKAAEKTHDKARLAIRDRLTQLAPIFVKNKYMLGDDFSMLDVAIAPLLWRLEHYGIDLSRNAAPLLKYAERIFSRPAYIEALTPSEKVMRR
- a CDS encoding cytochrome c1 — translated: MKRILQTMKGIFQAAALVGALGLSVNVSANEGGFPLDTAPNRVSSNASLQNGAKLFVNYCLSCHAASSMRYNRLRDIGLTDQQIKDNLILNDAKVGDLMTISMTPKEGKAFFGKNPPDLSVEARARGTDWLYTYLRTFYKDDTTQTGWNNLVYPSVGMPHVLWQLQGERAAKFEERKDPHDESKMEKVFVGFEQLTPGTMKPQEYDDNIADLVAFMSWMAEPVQLERKRLGVVVLIFLAIFTLLAWRLNKAYWKDVH